A genomic segment from Janibacter sp. DB-40 encodes:
- a CDS encoding crotonase/enoyl-CoA hydratase family protein, translating into MSSESQTTTSDVAEGAEVLVDERPGVLVITINRPQAKNAVTLAVSEGIAAALDTLDSRADLSVAVITGAGGSFCAGMDLKAFLRGERPSIPGRGFAGITERPPRKPIIAAVEGYALAGGCEVVLACDLVVAARGSRLGIPEVKRGLIAAAGGLQRLPERVPRNVAMELALTGDFVSAERFHELGLVNELTEPGGALEGAIALADRIAANGPLAVAASKQIMVEYVTWPHEDRWTPQRSISDAVNASEDAREGARAFAEKRPPVWQGR; encoded by the coding sequence ATGAGTTCCGAATCCCAGACCACCACCTCGGACGTCGCAGAGGGGGCCGAGGTCCTCGTCGACGAGCGACCCGGGGTCCTCGTCATCACCATCAACCGTCCCCAAGCGAAGAATGCCGTCACCCTCGCAGTGTCCGAGGGCATCGCAGCGGCCCTGGACACCCTCGACTCCCGCGCCGACCTCTCGGTCGCGGTGATCACCGGGGCCGGCGGCTCGTTCTGCGCCGGGATGGATCTCAAGGCCTTCCTGCGGGGTGAGCGTCCCTCGATCCCCGGACGCGGGTTCGCCGGCATCACCGAGCGCCCTCCGCGCAAGCCCATCATCGCCGCAGTCGAGGGATACGCACTCGCCGGTGGCTGCGAGGTCGTCCTCGCCTGCGACCTGGTCGTCGCCGCCCGCGGCTCCAGGCTCGGCATCCCCGAGGTCAAGCGGGGTCTCATCGCCGCCGCGGGCGGTCTGCAGCGGCTGCCCGAGCGGGTGCCGCGCAACGTCGCCATGGAGCTCGCGCTCACCGGCGACTTCGTCTCCGCCGAGCGCTTCCACGAGCTCGGGCTGGTCAACGAGCTCACCGAGCCCGGTGGCGCTCTCGAGGGAGCGATCGCGCTCGCCGACCGCATCGCCGCGAACGGCCCGCTGGCGGTGGCCGCGAGCAAGCAGATCATGGTCGAGTACGTCACGTGGCCGCACGAGGACCGGTGGACCCCGCAACGGTCCATCTCGGATGCCGTCAACGCGTCGGAGGACGCCAGGGAGGGCGCCCGCGCCTTCGCGGAGAAGCGCCCCCCGGTGTGGCAGGGGCGATGA
- a CDS encoding acyl-CoA dehydrogenase family protein — translation MRRTVYTEDHESFRSAVRTFVDREVSPHFEQWEQEGLPDKEVYRKAAEVGFIGQQIPEEYGGQGEGSYKYNAVFIEETIAADVNLGSMRVHSEVCLPYLLHLTNDEQKARWLPEVAAGRMVLAIAMTEPGTGSDLAGIATTAVRDGDSYVLNGGKTFITGGRNADRVLVVCRTSAAGESDRRGGLSILVVDTSTEGFAVGRTLDKLGLHAQDTVELSFSDVRVPAEDLLGEEGRAFEYLSHNLPQERLTIAVGATAAATRAIQLATAYANERTIFGKALATFQNTKFVLAECAADVAAAQAMVDQALEAHDRGELDAVDAAKLKLFTTEVQARVVDKCLQIHGGYGYITEYPIARLYADARISRIYGGTSEVMKTIIAKSLDLVR, via the coding sequence GTGCGCCGCACCGTCTACACCGAGGACCACGAGTCCTTCCGCTCCGCCGTCCGCACCTTCGTCGACCGGGAGGTCAGCCCGCACTTCGAGCAGTGGGAGCAGGAGGGACTGCCGGACAAGGAGGTCTACCGCAAGGCCGCCGAGGTCGGATTCATCGGCCAGCAGATCCCCGAGGAGTACGGCGGCCAGGGGGAGGGCTCGTACAAGTACAACGCCGTCTTCATCGAGGAGACCATCGCGGCCGACGTCAACCTGGGCTCCATGCGCGTCCACTCCGAGGTCTGCCTGCCGTACCTGCTGCACCTCACGAACGACGAGCAGAAGGCACGGTGGCTGCCTGAGGTGGCTGCCGGGCGGATGGTCCTCGCCATCGCGATGACGGAGCCGGGCACCGGGTCAGACCTCGCGGGCATCGCGACGACCGCCGTGCGCGACGGTGACTCGTACGTGCTCAACGGAGGCAAGACCTTCATCACCGGTGGGCGCAACGCCGACCGCGTGCTCGTCGTCTGCCGCACCTCCGCGGCGGGGGAGTCGGACCGGCGTGGCGGCCTGTCCATCCTCGTCGTCGACACGAGCACCGAGGGGTTCGCCGTCGGCCGGACCCTGGACAAGTTGGGGCTGCACGCCCAGGACACCGTCGAGCTCTCCTTCAGCGACGTGCGGGTGCCCGCTGAGGACCTGCTCGGCGAGGAGGGGCGGGCCTTCGAGTACCTCTCGCACAACCTCCCCCAGGAGCGGCTGACCATCGCCGTCGGCGCCACCGCCGCTGCCACGCGTGCGATCCAGCTCGCGACCGCATACGCCAACGAACGCACGATCTTCGGCAAGGCGCTCGCGACCTTCCAGAACACGAAGTTCGTCCTCGCCGAGTGCGCTGCCGATGTCGCCGCAGCCCAGGCGATGGTCGATCAGGCGCTCGAGGCCCACGATCGTGGGGAGCTCGACGCCGTCGACGCTGCGAAGCTCAAGCTCTTCACCACCGAGGTCCAGGCCCGGGTCGTCGACAAGTGCCTGCAGATCCATGGCGGTTACGGGTACATCACCGAGTACCCGATCGCCCGTCTCTACGCCGACGCCCGCATCAGCCGGATCTACGGCGGGACGAGCGAGGTCATGAAGACGATCATCGCCAAGTCCCTCGACCTCGTCCGCTGA
- a CDS encoding nitronate monooxygenase family protein: MSRITTRFTETFGVEHPIVQGGMQWVGRAELVAAVANAGALGMITALTQPTPEDLAKEIARTREMTDRPFGVNLTILPAITPPPYAEYRQAIIEGGVTIVETAGNLPAEHVEALQPAGVRIIHKCTSVRHALKAQSIGVDAVSIDGFECAGHPGEDDITGLVLIPRTADELSIPFIASGGFGDARGLAAALALGADGINMGSRFMATTEAPIHDDVKQAIVGASELDTELIFRPLRNTTRVASNTVSREVVERLSDGAAFEDVRHLVAGQRGRGVYETGDLDAGIWSVGQVQGLIDDVPTVAELVDRIVGGAADIIESRLAGLVTR; the protein is encoded by the coding sequence ATGTCCCGGATCACGACCCGATTCACCGAGACCTTCGGGGTCGAGCACCCGATCGTCCAGGGCGGCATGCAGTGGGTGGGGCGAGCCGAGCTCGTGGCAGCCGTCGCGAACGCGGGCGCCCTCGGCATGATCACCGCGCTCACCCAGCCGACTCCCGAGGACCTGGCCAAGGAGATCGCCCGGACCCGGGAGATGACCGACCGTCCCTTCGGCGTCAACCTGACCATCCTCCCGGCGATCACGCCGCCGCCCTATGCCGAGTACCGCCAAGCGATCATCGAGGGAGGCGTCACCATCGTCGAGACGGCGGGCAACCTCCCCGCCGAGCACGTCGAGGCGCTCCAGCCGGCGGGGGTTCGGATCATCCACAAGTGCACGAGCGTCCGGCACGCACTCAAGGCCCAGTCCATCGGAGTCGACGCGGTGAGCATCGACGGGTTCGAGTGCGCCGGCCACCCGGGCGAGGACGACATCACCGGTCTCGTGCTCATCCCGCGCACCGCGGACGAGCTGTCCATCCCGTTCATCGCCTCCGGCGGCTTCGGTGACGCCCGAGGACTCGCGGCCGCGCTCGCACTCGGCGCCGACGGCATCAACATGGGCAGCCGATTCATGGCCACCACTGAGGCGCCGATCCACGACGACGTGAAACAGGCCATCGTCGGTGCATCAGAGCTGGACACCGAGCTGATCTTCCGCCCGCTGCGCAACACCACGCGGGTCGCCAGCAACACCGTCAGCCGGGAGGTGGTCGAGCGTCTGTCCGACGGCGCTGCCTTCGAGGACGTCCGTCATCTCGTGGCCGGACAGCGGGGCAGGGGCGTGTACGAGACCGGCGACCTCGATGCCGGCATCTGGAGCGTCGGTCAGGTGCAGGGGCTCATCGACGACGTCCCGACCGTTGCCGAGCTCGTCGACCGGATCGTGGGTGGGGCGGCCGACATCATCGAGTCCCGCCTCGCGGGCCTCGTCACCCGCTGA
- a CDS encoding enoyl-CoA hydratase-related protein, producing the protein MTDTTSGDPDARDEVLLEVAAGVATITLNRPERKNAMTAASWARLGEIVREVREDPAVRAVILTGADGEFCAGADLGGPPDPRHPLTRMRSYSDLAVDLYEMPKPVVARVDGVAAGAGCNLALGCDLVVATPRSRFSEIFVRRGLSLDFGGAWLLPRVVGMQQAKRLALLGEIIDAAEAERIGMVTWIRPEDEIDDFVADLASRLAAGPQTAMALNKLMLHEGSNQELRAALDSEARSQVINFATDAPAAKQAFLDKTEPVFEGRWRL; encoded by the coding sequence ATGACTGACACCACGAGCGGCGACCCGGACGCACGTGACGAGGTGCTCCTCGAGGTCGCGGCCGGGGTGGCGACGATCACCCTCAACCGCCCGGAGCGCAAGAACGCCATGACGGCCGCGTCCTGGGCGCGACTCGGGGAAATCGTGCGCGAGGTCCGTGAGGACCCCGCCGTGCGCGCCGTGATCCTCACGGGTGCAGACGGCGAGTTCTGTGCCGGAGCCGATCTCGGTGGACCGCCCGACCCCCGTCACCCCCTGACCCGGATGCGCAGCTACTCCGACCTCGCGGTCGACCTCTACGAGATGCCCAAGCCCGTCGTGGCGCGGGTCGACGGAGTTGCCGCCGGCGCCGGGTGCAACCTCGCACTCGGCTGCGACCTGGTGGTCGCCACGCCCCGGTCGCGGTTCTCGGAGATCTTCGTCCGGCGTGGGCTGTCGTTGGACTTCGGTGGGGCGTGGCTGCTGCCAAGGGTGGTCGGCATGCAGCAGGCAAAACGTCTGGCACTGCTCGGCGAGATCATCGACGCAGCCGAGGCCGAGCGCATCGGCATGGTCACCTGGATTCGACCCGAGGACGAGATCGACGACTTCGTCGCCGACCTCGCGTCACGGCTCGCCGCGGGGCCGCAGACGGCGATGGCACTCAACAAGCTCATGCTGCACGAGGGGTCCAACCAGGAGCTGCGCGCGGCGCTCGACTCCGAGGCCCGCTCCCAGGTCATCAACTTCGCCACCGACGCCCCCGCTGCCAAGCAGGCCTTCCTCGACAAGACCGAGCCGGTCTTCGAGGGCCGCTGGCGGCTGTGA
- a CDS encoding MaoC family dehydratase N-terminal domain-containing protein: MTSPTASPGGASRFEDAPTAERSEVAEVLDVGTAHRLAGLLDVGPEVLADGELPPLWHWVHLLERPASAQIGPDGHPLTGVPAPPGEGMKRMFAGGRVSLHAPLWLGRTATRRTWVTGSRTKEGRSGALRFVGVRTEISQDGRLAVVEENDIVYRQAGTRIPVEAGTLDAAPPDLGERATVRLRADEATLFRFSALTYNAHRIHYDLGWCAVEGYDGLVIHGPLQALLMGEHVRRHGGGLLGRRFDYRLVSPAVGTQVITAVADHGQAGGQLALVDVHGRTTATASHSPVPPLPPDGA; the protein is encoded by the coding sequence GTGACCTCCCCGACCGCCTCGCCGGGCGGGGCGTCCCGCTTCGAGGACGCCCCGACCGCGGAGCGCTCCGAGGTCGCCGAGGTCCTCGACGTGGGCACGGCACACCGCCTCGCCGGTCTGCTCGACGTCGGTCCCGAGGTGCTCGCGGACGGTGAGCTGCCGCCCCTGTGGCACTGGGTCCATCTCCTCGAGCGGCCTGCGTCCGCCCAGATCGGCCCGGACGGGCACCCTCTCACCGGGGTACCGGCCCCTCCGGGGGAGGGCATGAAGCGCATGTTCGCCGGAGGTCGGGTCAGCCTGCACGCGCCGCTGTGGCTGGGCAGGACGGCCACCCGCCGTACGTGGGTCACCGGCTCCCGGACGAAGGAAGGCCGCTCGGGCGCCCTGCGCTTCGTCGGTGTCCGGACCGAGATCAGCCAGGACGGACGGCTGGCCGTCGTCGAGGAGAACGACATCGTCTACCGCCAGGCCGGCACGCGCATCCCGGTCGAGGCGGGCACGCTCGACGCGGCCCCGCCCGACCTCGGCGAGCGCGCCACGGTACGACTGCGGGCCGATGAGGCAACCCTCTTCCGATTCTCGGCCTTGACGTACAACGCCCACCGGATCCACTACGACCTCGGGTGGTGCGCGGTCGAGGGTTATGACGGACTCGTCATCCACGGACCGCTCCAGGCGCTCCTGATGGGCGAGCACGTCCGTCGACACGGGGGAGGACTCCTCGGGCGGCGCTTCGACTACCGCCTCGTCAGCCCGGCCGTCGGCACGCAGGTGATCACCGCGGTCGCCGACCACGGGCAGGCCGGTGGGCAGCTGGCGCTCGTCGACGTCCACGGGCGGACAACGGCGACGGCAAGCCACTCGCCGGTCCCGCCCCTGCCGCCGGACGGTGCATAG
- a CDS encoding acyl-CoA dehydrogenase family protein, producing the protein MEDLNAEERELVKIVRDFVDKKVRPTVRDIEHANEYPESYIETMKEIGIYGLAIDEPWGPGKVSSSCYVLVTEELARGWMSLAGAMGGHTVVAKLIQDFGTQEQKDRYLPRMATGEVRATMALTEPGGGSDLQAMSTAARVGDDDTYVVNGSKTWISNARRSSLIALLCKTEPAATPAHKGISILLVDKEQVEGHDAGGSDTGGGLTVSRDLPKLGYKGVESCELVFEDLRVDAGQVLGGAEGRGFAQMMRGLEVGRLQVASRALGVGRAALEDALQYSQERESFGKPIWKHQQIGAHLANMVTKLTAARQLTLHAARVYDSGARADMEAGMAKLHASEVGMEIALDAVRIHGGYGYSTEFDVERYFRDAPLMIVGEGTNEIQRNVIAAQLVKRNSVAP; encoded by the coding sequence ATGGAGGACCTCAATGCCGAGGAGCGGGAACTCGTCAAGATCGTCCGCGACTTCGTCGACAAGAAGGTGCGGCCCACCGTCCGCGACATCGAGCACGCCAACGAGTACCCGGAGTCGTACATCGAGACGATGAAGGAGATCGGCATCTACGGTCTCGCCATCGACGAGCCCTGGGGGCCCGGCAAGGTGAGCTCGTCGTGCTATGTCCTCGTCACCGAGGAGCTGGCACGTGGGTGGATGAGTCTCGCCGGGGCGATGGGCGGACACACGGTCGTCGCCAAGCTCATCCAGGACTTCGGCACGCAGGAGCAGAAGGACCGGTACCTGCCGCGCATGGCGACCGGCGAGGTCCGGGCCACCATGGCACTGACCGAACCCGGCGGCGGTTCCGACCTGCAGGCCATGAGCACCGCCGCACGGGTGGGCGATGACGACACCTACGTCGTCAACGGCAGCAAGACGTGGATCTCGAACGCACGCAGGTCCTCGCTCATCGCCCTCCTGTGCAAGACCGAGCCGGCCGCCACGCCGGCGCACAAGGGCATCTCGATCCTGCTCGTCGACAAGGAGCAGGTGGAGGGGCACGACGCCGGAGGGTCCGACACCGGTGGCGGCCTCACCGTCAGCCGCGACCTGCCCAAGCTGGGCTACAAGGGCGTCGAGTCCTGCGAGCTCGTCTTCGAGGACCTGCGCGTCGATGCGGGGCAGGTCCTCGGCGGCGCGGAGGGTCGAGGCTTCGCCCAGATGATGCGTGGGCTCGAGGTCGGTCGTCTCCAGGTGGCCTCCCGGGCGCTCGGGGTGGGGCGGGCCGCCCTCGAGGATGCCCTGCAGTACTCCCAGGAGCGCGAGTCCTTCGGCAAGCCGATCTGGAAGCACCAGCAGATCGGGGCCCACCTCGCGAACATGGTCACCAAGCTCACCGCGGCACGGCAGCTCACCCTGCACGCTGCCCGCGTGTACGACAGTGGCGCCCGTGCCGACATGGAGGCGGGGATGGCCAAGCTCCATGCCTCGGAGGTCGGGATGGAGATCGCGCTCGACGCGGTGCGTATCCACGGTGGGTACGGGTACTCGACGGAGTTCGACGTCGAGCGGTACTTCCGCGACGCCCCCCTGATGATCGTCGGTGAGGGGACCAACGAGATCCAGCGCAACGTCATCGCGGCGCAGCTGGTCAAGCGGAACTCGGTGGCCCCGTGA
- a CDS encoding MaoC family dehydratase — protein sequence MSSPRTIADLEELKALVGQQIGTTDWIEVTQEQVDLFADATGDHQWIHVDVERAKEGPFGGTIAHGFLTLSMLPSFGAQLFSIGFGAARLNYGLGTVRFTNPVPVGSRIRATATFEEVNDLPKGTQVLTRYVVEIEGVERPAVVAQQITLITG from the coding sequence CTGAAGGCGCTCGTCGGGCAGCAGATCGGGACGACCGACTGGATCGAGGTGACGCAGGAGCAGGTGGACCTCTTCGCCGACGCGACCGGCGACCACCAGTGGATCCACGTCGATGTCGAGCGCGCGAAGGAGGGGCCCTTCGGCGGCACGATCGCCCACGGCTTCCTCACCCTGTCAATGCTGCCGTCCTTCGGGGCGCAGCTCTTCTCGATCGGGTTCGGAGCGGCTCGCCTCAACTACGGGCTGGGCACCGTGCGTTTCACCAACCCCGTCCCCGTCGGCTCGAGGATCCGCGCGACCGCGACCTTCGAGGAGGTCAACGACCTGCCGAAGGGGACCCAGGTCCTCACCCGCTACGTCGTCGAGATCGAGGGCGTCGAGCGTCCGGCGGTCGTCGCCCAGCAGATCACGCTCATCACCGGCTGA